GCCGGCAAGCACGCCGTAGCGCTTCAGGAAGCGAACAGCAGCCCGGCCGCCGAGGCGCAGAAAGTCGGTGCCGAGCCCGGTTTCGCCACCACCGCGGCGAACCGTGATCTGCCGATCGATGTGCTGCAGCGTCATTGCTTCACCCCCTTCGATGCCAAGGTCATTCGGCGGCAAGGACGGTCGAGCGGGCGACGGTCCATGGATTTTCCGGGCGCCTGAGGCCGAGATTCTCGCGCAGCGTGCGGCCTTCGTAAGCCGTGCGGAACAGGCCGCGCCGCTGCAGCTCGGGAATGACCAAGTCGACGAAATCGTCGAGCGCGCCGGGCAGCCAGGGCGGCAGGATGTTGAAGCCGTCGGCCGCCTCGCTGGTGAACCATTCCTCCAGCTGATCGGCGACCTGCGTGACGCTGCCGACGATGGTGTAGTGGCCGCGCGCCGTCGCTACCCATTGGTAAAGCTGGCGTATGGTGAAGTTGTGCTCGTCGGCGATCTGCCGGATCAGCGCCTGGCGGCTCTTCATGCCCTCGGTTTCCTTGCTCGGCGGCAACGGGCCGTCGAGCGGATAGCCCCTGATGTCGAGCGTCTGGCCGGCAAGACCGTTGAGGAGCGCAACACCGTCCTCGGGCAGGATAAGGTCGTTGAGCTGTTGGTATTTGGCGCGGGCCTCGTCCTCGGTGCGGCCGACGAAGGGCGCGACGCCCGGCATGATCAGCACCTGGTCGGGATCGCGGCCGACTTCAGCCACGCGCGCCTTGATGTCTCGGTAGAATTCCTGCGCCGTCTCGAGCTTCTGATGGGCGGTGAAGATGACCTCGGCCGAGTGCGCGGCAAGCCCGCGTCCGTCTTCCGACTGCCCGGCTTGTACGACAACCGGATGCCCCTGCACCGGGCGCGGCACGTTGAGCGGACCCTTGACGCTGAAATGCTCGCCCTTGTGGTCGATGTCGTGCAATCTGTCCTTGTCGTAGAAACGGCCCGACTGCTTGTCGCGGATGAAGGCGTCATCCTCCCAGCTGTCCCACAGCGCCTTGACCGTCTCGACATGCTCATGCGCCCTGGCATAGCGCTCGGCATGGCTGGGCTGGACGTCGCGGTTGAAATTGCGTGCCGTTTCGTCGCCGGCCGAGGTCACCACGTTCCAGCCGGCGCGGCCGTTCGACAACAGGTCGAGCGAAGCGAATTTGCGCGCCAGCGTGTAAGGCTCCTCATAAGTGGTGGACGCCGTTGCGATGAAGCCGAGATGCGTCGTCAGCGGCGCCAGCGCCGCAAACAGCGTCACCGGCTCGAAACCGGCGATCTTGGCATTGCCGCCCTCGCGGGCGCCGAGGCCGACCGTCAGATTGTCGGCCAGGAAATAGGCGTCGAACAGGCCGCGCTCGGCGGTCAGCGCCAGTTGCTTGTGGAACTCGAAATTGGTGGCGCCGTCGGCCGGCGCATCGGGATGACGCCAGGCGGCGATATGCTGCCCGCCGCCGGGCAGGAAGGCGCCGAGCTTGATCTGCCGCGGCCTGCTATCGGACTTGCTGGCTCGAGTCATTGCAGGCGTCCTTCTGGTCTATGCGGGATGGACTATTGCGTCGCGGATCGTGGTTTCAGGCGGCAAGGACGACGCTGTAGGGCACGCCGGCCACCCGGCATGCCTCGGCGACCGCCTGCCGGGCTCGCGCCTTGACTGCCTCTGACACCAGCACGCCATCGGCAAAGTCCTTGTCCGAGGCGTAGATCGCGGTCGGCAGGGTCTGCGCCTCGAAGAAGCCGAACAACGGCCGCAACTGGTGTTCTACGACAAGCGAATGACGCTCGCCGCCGCCTGTTGCCGCCAGGATGATCGGCTTGCCGCGCAGCGACGACGGGTCGAGCAGGTCGAAGAAGTGCTTGAACAGCCCGGTGTAGCTGCCCTTGAAGGTCGGGGAGCCGACCACCAGCACGTCGGCGCCGAGCAGCTGCTCGATAATACCGCGCGCCGCCGGATCGAGATCGCCAAGCTGTCTTGCAGGCGCAAAGGACGGGCCGAGATCCTCGATGTCGAAAACGCTCAAAGCCGAGCCGGCCCGGCTCGCCACCTCACCGGCGATGTGGCTGACGAATGCCTTCGTCTTGGACGGACGGGTCAGGTTGCCGGACAACCCCACCACCAGCTTTTTTGACATCCGAGGCTCCTTCTCGCAAACGCACTATCCGCATTAAGGCTACCGATTTTGTAGAATTAAATGAGCGAGAAGATTTCAAAACCGGGCTCTGAAGCGAATGGAGTTTGCGGTACATCGCCTTTGGTTGGTTCATTTGGCCCCAAAAGCGCCGCGGCAGATGCTGACGCGGTCGCGCAAGGCATCGCCGGGGACCATGGCCTTGGTCCTTTGCGCACCGATGGGTATCGTCGCGATACCGTCAAGGGCCGGCGGCATTGACACTGCGTTGTGTGAGTGTCGATTGAACCCGATCGCGTGGGCGACGAAGTAGGCAACTGGAATCAAAGAACAGGATGCGCGCATGAAGAAGATCGGCTTTCTTTCGTTCGGCCATTGGTCGCCCTCGTCGCAATCGCAGACGCGCTCGGCGTCCGACGCGCTGCTGCAGTCGATCGACCTGGCCGTCGCCGCCGAGGAGCTGGGCGCGGACGGCGCCTATTTCCGCGTCCATCATTTTGCCCGCCAGCTCGCTTCGCCGTTTCCGCTTCTGGCCGCGGTCGGCGCCCGCACCAGCCGCATCGAGATCGGCACCGCCGTCATCGACATGCGCTATGAGAATCCGCTGTATATGGCCGAGGATGCGGGTGCAGCCGACCTGATCGCCGGTGGCCGGCTGCAGCTTGGCATCAGCCGCGGTTCGCCGGAGCAGGTGATCGACGGCTGGCGCTACTTCGGCTACGTGCCGCAGGACGGCAAAAGCGATGCCGACATGGCGCGCAACCATGCCGAGGTGTTTCTGGACGTGCTGCGCGGCGAAGGTTTCGCGCAACCCAATCCGCGGCCGATGTTCCCCAATCCTCCGGGAATGCTGCGGCTCGAGCCGTTCTCGGCCGGCCTGCGCGATCGGATCTGGTGGGGCGCCGCTACCAACGCCACCGCCGAATGGGCGGGCAAGCTCGGCATGAACCTGCAAAGTTCGACGCTGAAGTTCGATGAGGGCGGCCAGCCGCTCCACATCCAGCAGGCCGAACAGATCCGCGCTTATCGCGCGGCGTGGAAGGCGGCCGGCCACACACGCGAGCCGCGCGTGTCGGTCAGCCGCAGCATCTTTGCGCTGGTGAACGACCGCGACCGCGCCTATTTCGGCGGCGGCAGCAGCGAAGATCATTTCGGCTATATCGAGCCTGAGAAGCTTGCCGTCTTCGGCCGCTCCTATGCCGCCGAGCCCGATGTGCTGATCGATCAGCTGAAAGAGGATGAAGCAATCGCCGAGGCCGACACGCTGCTTCTGACCGTCCCCAACCAGCTCGGCGTCGAGTACAACGCCCACGTCATCGAGGCGATCCTGAAGCACGTCGCGCCGGCTCTGGGCTGGCGCTGACAAGAGGCGCCAGCCGCCCGGCAAACAAAGAGATAAACCGTTTCGCCGGCAAACGGTGAAACGCTCTAAGGGAAGAGGCGGCTAGGCATCCGCCTTGAAGGTCTGCTTCTGCTGGCCTAGCCCCTCGATGCCCAGTTCCACCACATCGCCGGGCTTCAGGAACACGGGCGGCTTCATGCCCAGCCCAACGCCGGGCGGGGTGCCGGTGGAGATGATGTCGCCAGGATGCAGCGACATGAACTGGCTGAGATAGGAAACGAGATAGGCGACGCCGTAGACCATGGTCCTGGTCGAGCCGTTCTGCATCGTCTTGCCGTTGACCGTCAGCCACATTTTGAGGTTCTGCGGATCGGCAACCTCGTCCTTGGTGACAAGCCACGGCCCGGTCGGACCGAACGTGTCGCAGCTCTTGCCCTTGGTCCACTGGCCCTGGCGCTCGGCCTGGAAGGCGCGCTCGGACACGTCATGGGCAACGGCATAGCCGGCGACATAATCCAGCGCCTCGGCTTCCCTGACGTATTTGGCTTTTCTGCCGATGACCACGGCGAGTTCAACCTCCCAGTCGGTCTTTTCCGAACCGCGCGGGATCAGCACATCATCGTCGGGGCCGACAATGGCCGAGCTCGCCTTCATGA
This region of Mesorhizobium sp. C432A genomic DNA includes:
- the msuE gene encoding FMN reductase; translated protein: MSKKLVVGLSGNLTRPSKTKAFVSHIAGEVASRAGSALSVFDIEDLGPSFAPARQLGDLDPAARGIIEQLLGADVLVVGSPTFKGSYTGLFKHFFDLLDPSSLRGKPIILAATGGGERHSLVVEHQLRPLFGFFEAQTLPTAIYASDKDFADGVLVSEAVKARARQAVAEACRVAGVPYSVVLAA
- a CDS encoding LLM class flavin-dependent oxidoreductase, coding for MTRASKSDSRPRQIKLGAFLPGGGQHIAAWRHPDAPADGATNFEFHKQLALTAERGLFDAYFLADNLTVGLGAREGGNAKIAGFEPVTLFAALAPLTTHLGFIATASTTYEEPYTLARKFASLDLLSNGRAGWNVVTSAGDETARNFNRDVQPSHAERYARAHEHVETVKALWDSWEDDAFIRDKQSGRFYDKDRLHDIDHKGEHFSVKGPLNVPRPVQGHPVVVQAGQSEDGRGLAAHSAEVIFTAHQKLETAQEFYRDIKARVAEVGRDPDQVLIMPGVAPFVGRTEDEARAKYQQLNDLILPEDGVALLNGLAGQTLDIRGYPLDGPLPPSKETEGMKSRQALIRQIADEHNFTIRQLYQWVATARGHYTIVGSVTQVADQLEEWFTSEAADGFNILPPWLPGALDDFVDLVIPELQRRGLFRTAYEGRTLRENLGLRRPENPWTVARSTVLAAE
- a CDS encoding LLM class flavin-dependent oxidoreductase: MKKIGFLSFGHWSPSSQSQTRSASDALLQSIDLAVAAEELGADGAYFRVHHFARQLASPFPLLAAVGARTSRIEIGTAVIDMRYENPLYMAEDAGAADLIAGGRLQLGISRGSPEQVIDGWRYFGYVPQDGKSDADMARNHAEVFLDVLRGEGFAQPNPRPMFPNPPGMLRLEPFSAGLRDRIWWGAATNATAEWAGKLGMNLQSSTLKFDEGGQPLHIQQAEQIRAYRAAWKAAGHTREPRVSVSRSIFALVNDRDRAYFGGGSSEDHFGYIEPEKLAVFGRSYAAEPDVLIDQLKEDEAIAEADTLLLTVPNQLGVEYNAHVIEAILKHVAPALGWR
- a CDS encoding fumarylacetoacetate hydrolase family protein → MKLLRYGEIGNERPGLLDADGTIRDLSGHVADIAGKALDPASLETLSKLDPNSLPAVSGKPRLGACVAGTGKFICIGLNYSDHAAETGATVPPEPIIFMKASSAIVGPDDDVLIPRGSEKTDWEVELAVVIGRKAKYVREAEALDYVAGYAVAHDVSERAFQAERQGQWTKGKSCDTFGPTGPWLVTKDEVADPQNLKMWLTVNGKTMQNGSTRTMVYGVAYLVSYLSQFMSLHPGDIISTGTPPGVGLGMKPPVFLKPGDVVELGIEGLGQQKQTFKADA